From a region of the Salvelinus alpinus chromosome 2, SLU_Salpinus.1, whole genome shotgun sequence genome:
- the osgn1 gene encoding oxidative stress induced growth inhibitor 1 — translation MDLQNKDILPREILPVVVIGNGPSGICLSYLLSGYTPYLSPEGTHPNPLLQGKLDQQPHLSLMELDLEYLCEGLEGRSSNPVAVLFDSLLLPDSDFGLDHASPLLWRYEPERATPHLVLGKGPPGGAWHAMEGSMLTLSLANWMELPGLKLKEWMREKRRNVRNDRATPAEIASYYQHYVNQMGLEDSFACGTTVTSIQRVNCEGASGRPFWKVQGTQKREADELGEGSLSEVPFTVCADYVVLATGTHDIPARLGVEGEGLPFVCHSFWELEAAISRGQLDHTSDPVLVVGAGLTAADAVLAAHHLNTPVYHAFRRSVTDPGLIFNQLPKLLYPEYHKVHQMMTQQQQHGQDIPNSGGTGTPVDQQENNTASMSTGSYPGYVSLPKHRVVAFKPDRKCVLEGEDGCRTVLQVSMALVLIGAHPNLSFLPENGRPLGLNPQEPITCRRNPLEVDPYTYESVSEGGLYAMGPLVGENFVRFLKGGALAIASDLAKKQRAKEENRTTLRVS, via the exons GTAACGGCCCCTCGGGCATCTGCCTGTCATATCTGTTGTCAGGTTACACCCCCTACCTGTCTCCAGAGGGCACTCACCCTAACCCCCTACTGCAAGGCAAGCTGGATCAACAGCCTCACCTGTCACTGATGGAGCTG GACCTGGAGTACCTGTGTGAGGGACTAGAGGGCCGCTCCTCCAACCCCGTGGCTGTGCTGTTTGACTCCCTGCTCCTGCCCGACAGTGACTTTGGGCTGGACCATGCCTCACCCCTGCTTTGGCGCTATGAACCGGAGCGGGCCACCCCACACCTGGTGCTTGGCAAAGGACCCCCAGGAGGAGCCTGGCAT GCGATGGAAGGCTCCATGCTCACTCTCAGCCTGGCTAACTGGATGGAACTGCCCGGCCTGAAGCTTAAGGAGTGGATGAGAGAAAAGCGCAG GAACGTCCGTAACGACAGGGCCACCCCCGCCGAGATCGCCTCCTACTACCAGCACTATGTCAACCAGATGGGCCTGGAGGACAGCTTCGCCTGCGGCACCACCGTCACCTCCATACAGAGGGTGAACTGCGAGGGGGCCAGCGGCCGTCCCTTTTGGAAAGTCCAGGGGACCCAGAAGAGGGAGGCTGACGAGCTGGGGGAAGGAAGTCTGTCAGAGGTCCCCTTTACAGTGTGCGCAGACTACGTGGTTCTGGCCACGGGCACCCATGACATCCCGGCCCGTCTGGGTGTGGAAGGCGAGGGTCTCCCCTTCGTGTGCCACAGCTTCtgggagctggaggcagcaatcTCCAGAGGCCAGCTGGACCACACCTCAGACCCGGTACTGGTGGTGGGAGCCGGGCTGACAGCGGCCGACGCTGTCCTGGCAGCTCACCACCTGAACACGCCTGTGTACCACGCCTTCCGGCGCTCGGTCACCGACCCAGGCCTCATCTTCAACCAGCTTCCCAAGCTCCTCTACCCTGAGTACCACAAGGTGCACCAGATGAtgacccagcagcagcagcatggccaaGACATCCCCAACTCTGGGGGAACGGGCACCCCGGTGGaccaacaggaaaacaacaccgCCTCCATGTCTACTGGCTCCTACCCAGGCTATGTCAGCCTGCCCAAACACCGGGTGGTGGCCTTCAAGCCTGACAGGAAGTGCGTGCTGGAGGGGGAGGACGGATGTCGCACCGTGCTGCAGGTCTCCATGGCCCTGGTGCTGATTGGCGCCCACCCCAACCTGTCCTTCCTCCCTGAGAACGGACGGCCCCTCGGCCTCAACCCCCAGGAGCCAATCACGTGCCGGCGGAACCCCCTGGAAGTTGACCCCTACACGTACGAGTCGGTGTCAGAGGGGGGGCTGTACGCCATGGGGCCTCTAGTTGGGGAGAACTTTGTCCGCTTCCTCAAGGGGGGTGCTTTAGCCATCGCTAGCGACCTCGCCAAGAAGCAGCGGGCCAAGGAGGAGAATCGCACCACCCTGCGTGTGTCCTAG